In the Oncorhynchus keta strain PuntledgeMale-10-30-2019 chromosome 29, Oket_V2, whole genome shotgun sequence genome, one interval contains:
- the LOC118362940 gene encoding ice-structuring glycoprotein-like isoform X2, which translates to MTTAAPTAATTTVAATAASTAATAASTAATAAPTAAVTTPPPTVATTTNAAPAAATTTAVASTDPPSSSEGTLSLRFSLNQMFTSDLANSSSSAFKALAGTVVSELDNLFKAEFGARFIQTVVNRFRSGSIVVECTLIFNNISLVPNTSLAAQTLQTAITSNTSGLTLPVNSSSIVVTRTTTMTTAAPTAATTTVAATAASTAATAASTAATAASTAAVTTPPPTVATTTNAAPAAATTTAVASTDPPSSSEGTLSLRFSLNQMFTSDLANSSSSAFKALAGTVVSEVNKIFVNTLSFNRSIVNSFKSGSVVTNMTLVFSNKNSVPSAGSAQATFTSSSTSLNILQGSVSVESSVNSGSAPRPTAFCLSALPLTLALLMVQLLAN; encoded by the exons ATGACTACTGCAGCTCCAACCGCAGCAACCACCACCGTTGCAGCAACTGCTGCTTCAACTGCAGCAACTGCTGCTTCAACTGCAGCAACTGCTGCTCCAACTGCAGCTGTCACCACACCACCTCCAACAGTGGCCACCACCACCAACGCTGCTCCGGCGGCAGCCACCACCACTGCTGTCGCATCAACTGATCCTCCATCTTCTAGTGAAGGAACCCTGAGTCTTCGGTTTAGCCTCAACCAGATGTTCACCTCAGATCTTGCCAACTCGTCCTCTTCAGCATTCAAGGCTCTGGCTGGCACAGTGGTCTCGGAG CTGGATAACTTGTTCAAGGCTGAATTTGGAGCCAGATTTATTCAAACTGTTGTCAATAGATTCCG GTCAGGATCAATTGTGGTGGAGTGTACGTTGATTTTCAACAACATCAGCTTAGTGCCTAACACTAGCCTGGCAGCACAAACTTTACAAACTGCCATTACTTCCAACACCTCTGGCCTGACCTTGCCTGTCAATTCATCCTCCATTGTGGTCACGC GCACTACTACAATGACTACTGCAGCTCCAACCGCAGCAACCACCACCGTTGCAGCAACTGCTGCTTCAACTGCAGCAACTGCTGCTTCAACTGCAGCAACTGCTGCTTCAACTGCAGCTGTCACCACGCCACCTCCAACAGTGGCCACCACCACCAACGCTGCTCCGGCGGCAGCCACCACCACTGCTGTCGCATCAACTGATCCTCCATCTTCTAGTGAAGGAACCCTGAGTCTTCGGTTTAGCCTCAACCAGATGTTCACCTCAGATCTTGCCAACTCGTCCTCTTCAGCATTCAAGGCTCTGGCTGGCACAGTGGTCTCGGAG GTGAACAAGATTTTTGTTAACACCCTAAGCTTCAATCGTTCCATTGTCAACTCATTCAA GAGTGGCTCCGTAGTTACCAACATGACACTTGTGTTCAGTAACAAAAATTCGGTTCCCAGTGCAGGCAGCGCACAGGCAACTTTCACCAGCAGTTCCACCTCCCTGAACATCCTACAGGGCAGCGTCAGTGTTG AGTcatcagtcaattcaggaagtgctCCCCGACCCActgccttctgtctgtctgccttgcCTCTCACGTTGGCACTGCTAATGGTACAGTTGCTGGCTAACTAA